In Kitasatospora sp. NA04385, a single genomic region encodes these proteins:
- a CDS encoding Uma2 family endonuclease, with the protein MTAEPIDWMRPPSNGWTYDQLNVIDLPFKWELVDGAIVVRGQTKWWHDRVRNELYSALRGARVEPYVADAERCVLFDEYTVLLPDVVVFDKTGLNVFELECTPPESVVLAVEVVSPGSRVMDRFSKPGMYAEKGIPSYWRVERGDDDLPVVHEFRRDELQGVYLPVAVHEGLLRTELPFPVEIDLKQLVEL; encoded by the coding sequence ATGACCGCCGAACCGATCGACTGGATGCGCCCGCCCTCCAACGGCTGGACGTACGACCAGCTCAACGTGATCGATCTGCCGTTCAAATGGGAACTGGTGGACGGAGCGATCGTGGTCCGTGGGCAGACGAAGTGGTGGCATGACCGGGTACGGAACGAGCTGTACTCGGCGCTTCGCGGGGCTCGGGTCGAGCCCTATGTCGCGGATGCCGAGAGGTGCGTTCTGTTCGACGAGTACACCGTCCTCCTGCCTGACGTCGTCGTCTTCGACAAGACCGGCTTGAACGTATTCGAGCTGGAGTGCACTCCGCCCGAGTCGGTCGTCCTGGCCGTTGAGGTGGTGTCACCCGGCTCACGTGTCATGGACCGCTTCAGCAAGCCCGGAATGTACGCCGAGAAGGGCATTCCTTCCTACTGGCGTGTCGAGCGCGGTGACGACGACCTGCCCGTCGTCCACGAGTTCCGGCGTGACGAGTTGCAGGGCGTCTACCTCCCCGTCGCCGTGCACGAGGGACTGCTCCGCACCGAGCTGCCGTTCCCCGTCGAGATCGATCTCAAGCAGTTGGTCGAGCTCTGA